The sequence below is a genomic window from Pseudoalteromonas tetraodonis.
TAATCGCGGCGCGAGGTTTGTAACCTAGTGGACTAAGTAAAAACCGAGCAACAAAGAGTAAATCGCTCCTAGGCAGAACCCGAAGGGCAGCGCCTGTTTGGCATTGATGCTGCGTTATCGCCTATTTATGGGGAACAACCACACTACATAGGCTCTGCCTTGCCTAAATACCAAACAGACTGCTGCAAATTTAACCTTGAAAGGTCAACAGACCCTAGTCAATTACCATTAAGCTTCGGTACTCGTCGTAAGCAAATTGATCGGTCATACCGCTAATGTAGTCTTGAATTAACCGACAGCGATAATAAAATTCATAGGCTGCAAAATGATCGGGCTCTTCTTGCATCGCATTTATGGCATGCTGATAGCTACTTAAATGCTTTTTAGAGAGCTTTTTAACGAGTCTCGATTCTATTAATAAGCGGTTGTCGCCATGCAATGCACGTTTAAAGTCATCGCTACTCAAAAGCAGCAAAGGTTTATAACAATCGAGTAGGCCATTAATAATACGGTAGCCTTGCAGTTCGAGCTTTTCGACTTCTTTGTGCGAAAATACATGCTCAAGCGCGACTTGTTTGAGCGCTTGGGTTGCTGCATGCAGGTAGCTGCGATCTTCTAATAATGCATGGTTAAAGTCGCCATGATAAATTGGCTCTATGTTTTCAATAAAGCGTTTTGCGGCATGGTTTACTAGCGGGTGCAGTAATGACACGCGTAAATAAATAAAAAACTCACTATTAAAATTAAAGGGCTGTGCTTGTGCCCGTTCTATGGCGTAGTTTATGGCGTCGTCCACAAAGCTTTGGTGTTGGGTGTCGTTAAGGGCTAAGTTAATTAGCGCTTTTTGATACTGCTTTTTTAGTTGCTCGCATAATAACTGTGTGGTGATAATGTCTTTTTCTACGGCGTCTTCTATGTCGGCAAGGCAATAAGAAATATCGTCAGCGGCTTCCATAATATAACTGGCAGGGTGACGGCAATAGGGCTCCATTTTCAGCTCAGTTTGCAGTGCCTCTACAAAGCTTTTTTCACTGTAGTAATACCCCACTTTTTTCATAATGTAGTTTTTATTTTGAGGAATATCTTGCTTCGCTAAACTTGCAGGGCGGGTGTACTTTAAAATAGCGGCAGTTTGGCTATAGGTTAAATTTAGGCTCAGCAAAGAGTGAATAATACGTATTCCTTGGGCGTTGCCTTCAAAGCTGCAAATATCTTGGGCTAAATGTTTAAAAATAACGCCAATGCTGCTGTTTGTTGTTTGGCAACGCTCAGGCGTAATGCTGGCTAAATTAGCATTAAACCAATTATTAATAGCCGCTTCGCCAAAGTGACCAAATGGTGGGTTACCAATGTCGTGCATCAGGCAGGCCATTTCTACTAGGGTTTCTAGTGGGCGCTCTAAACCCGACAAACCATATTCTTTTTGTTGCTGGTAATTTAAATTGGCAAAAATGCGCTGCACAATAAAGCGGCCAACTTGCTGAACTTCTAATGAGTGAGTTAGGCGCGAACGCACTGCCGCGTTGCGCTCCAGCGGAAATACTTGGGTTTTTTGTTGCAGCCGACGAATGGCTGCACTATTAATAATTCGGCCACGATCGCTCTCAAGCGCCATTTGTAAATTGGCAGTGGTGCGCTGCATACGTGCAGGGGTTACTTTGCTACTGAAGTTGATCATGGTAATCCTTTTTATGTGAATTAAGCACTTATTAAACGCACGATTATTTATTTTTAATAGTTTGCTTTAATTTATCAGCATGTATCATAAAGTAACAACTTGCTTTAGTATTATTTTTTATAAAATTAACATACATCTAGGTATTTAAAATGAAGTTGTGGATCACTAAGGTAATGTGTTTTTGCCTTTTATTGGGTGTGAATAGTGCGTTTGCCGCTAAAGAGCAAACGGTTGTTATGATCTCTATTGATGGCTTGCGTTGGGATTACATTGAAAAGCACGGTGCGCCTAATTTAAAAGCAATGGGTGAGCAAGGCGTAAGAGCGCAAAAAATGCAGCCTGTTTATCCTACTAAAACGTTTCCAAATCATATTTCGGTGATCACCGGTTTACTGCCAGTTAACCATGGCATTGTAGATAATAAGTTTTGTGACAAAGCGCGCAATAATGAATGCTACAGCATGGGGAAAGGACAAAAAGACAGTACCTGGGTACGCGGCACGCCACTGTGGAATTTAGTTAAAATGCATGGGCTTAAATCGGCGGTATACTTTTGGCCTGAGTCGGATGCGCGCTTTAATGGTATGACGCCTGACTATTATTTTCATTACTCTAAACAAGGTGACTACCAAGACCGAATTGATCAAATCATTCAATGGTTAAGCTTACCTAAAGCACAGCGCCCACGTTTTGTGGCGAGTTATTTTTCGTTAGTCGATAGCATGGGGCATGAATATGGCCCTGATGCGGTGCAAACGCGTGATGCCGTTAAACAGCTAGATGCGCTGATGGGGCAATTAAAAACCCGCTTGAGTAAGTTAGAGCAAGAGGTAAATCTGGTGATTGTGTCTGATCATGGTATGGCACAAGTTGAGCCTGAGCAGAGCATTGTTGTGAGCAGCTTACCTAAAGATGATAATTTTATGGTTGTTAATACCGGTCCTCGATTACTCATTTATACTAAAAGCGATGCTAAAAATGCAGATGTAGAGGCTTATAAAGCCCGTTTACAACATGCAGCAAAAGGACGTTACACGGTACTAACAGAGGAGCAGCTTGCAGGATATCACTATAATAAAGGCACTCGTGTGGGCGATATTGTGGTACAAACGACAGCGCCTGCGGTATTTAGCAGTAGTGCTAAAGTGCCTTACTTAGGAACGCATGGCTATGCCTATACCGATGATATGGCAGCGACATTTATTGCTACCGGGCCGGCGTTTAAAAAAGGGGTGAGCATTGAGCGAGTGAATAATTTAGATATTTACCCTGTGCTTGCTAAGGTGATGGGTTTAAAGCTAATGAGTAAAGTGGATAGCGATGGTAAAACCTTACTCCCTGCCATACAACAGAAAATGATTAATCATTAAAAAAGAGCGCCGAGGCGCTCCGCAAGGGAAACTTAATTGGTAAGCATGGGTAATTTACCCATGCTGATATTGTTATTTAAGCTGAATTTTGAGAATACATTTATTATTCAGAATTGAGCTTATTTAAAGTTAGCGATACTGGTTTTTGTGTCGGTAACGGTACGAATGGCGTACGACTGATTGGTCACCCCAAATG
It includes:
- a CDS encoding alkaline phosphatase family protein, giving the protein MKLWITKVMCFCLLLGVNSAFAAKEQTVVMISIDGLRWDYIEKHGAPNLKAMGEQGVRAQKMQPVYPTKTFPNHISVITGLLPVNHGIVDNKFCDKARNNECYSMGKGQKDSTWVRGTPLWNLVKMHGLKSAVYFWPESDARFNGMTPDYYFHYSKQGDYQDRIDQIIQWLSLPKAQRPRFVASYFSLVDSMGHEYGPDAVQTRDAVKQLDALMGQLKTRLSKLEQEVNLVIVSDHGMAQVEPEQSIVVSSLPKDDNFMVVNTGPRLLIYTKSDAKNADVEAYKARLQHAAKGRYTVLTEEQLAGYHYNKGTRVGDIVVQTTAPAVFSSSAKVPYLGTHGYAYTDDMAATFIATGPAFKKGVSIERVNNLDIYPVLAKVMGLKLMSKVDSDGKTLLPAIQQKMINH
- the dgt gene encoding dGTPase — translated: MINFSSKVTPARMQRTTANLQMALESDRGRIINSAAIRRLQQKTQVFPLERNAAVRSRLTHSLEVQQVGRFIVQRIFANLNYQQQKEYGLSGLERPLETLVEMACLMHDIGNPPFGHFGEAAINNWFNANLASITPERCQTTNSSIGVIFKHLAQDICSFEGNAQGIRIIHSLLSLNLTYSQTAAILKYTRPASLAKQDIPQNKNYIMKKVGYYYSEKSFVEALQTELKMEPYCRHPASYIMEAADDISYCLADIEDAVEKDIITTQLLCEQLKKQYQKALINLALNDTQHQSFVDDAINYAIERAQAQPFNFNSEFFIYLRVSLLHPLVNHAAKRFIENIEPIYHGDFNHALLEDRSYLHAATQALKQVALEHVFSHKEVEKLELQGYRIINGLLDCYKPLLLLSSDDFKRALHGDNRLLIESRLVKKLSKKHLSSYQHAINAMQEEPDHFAAYEFYYRCRLIQDYISGMTDQFAYDEYRSLMVID